Proteins encoded within one genomic window of Episyrphus balteatus chromosome 1, idEpiBalt1.1, whole genome shotgun sequence:
- the LOC129905563 gene encoding chloride channel protein 2-like encodes MEKDPLHNDSSPKIVAKPKKIDRSGSVEVADTLTYTHTLMYGKYAEDLSDYAKDESKRLKLYEKRQRAEDKRFERERLKYNRSLMCRGFYWLLDHTLSRFGEEWIFLALLGIIMAFISFGVDLGVNICTNGRMFLYRDIFNSSILLQFVAWIVPSICLVLFACGFTHLVAPQAVGSGIPEMKTILRGVVLKEYLTFKTLLVKVIGLTAALGAGIPIGKEGPFVHIASIVATLLSKLRFHRIYENKSRYTEMLSVACAVGIGACFAAPIGGVLFSIEATTTYFAVRNCWRGFFSAFCGSSVFLLMAVWFQNADTVKPLFLTNFTSEFPFAPQELFVYSLMGVICGFLGAGYVWLHRWYVTYIRTNKTINNFLQKNRFLYPTIIAFIVATISFPLGTGQFFGSELSTHEQLTELFSNFTWSGDDPTVGQANIISHWKTPGGSIFLNLTCYVLFTYIFSIICYTLPLPSGSFIPVFKIGAGFGRLFGELMHIIFPQGVWYGGILSSIIPGGYAVVGAAAFSSAVTHTVSEAVIIFEITGQVTHVVPVMVASLIANAVAEMLQPSMYDSMILIKKLPYLPDLLPTSSRMYSTMVDDFMQRDVKFIWPEMTYQELKDLLVKNRHIRGWPLVDTPENMILLGSIQKAELLGMVQRQICKEKRQNIAHDRYKMAEEQALEKEKLEYEEKLLHERRRSSRFEVTPALDILDLESAKKSTEELSDSTTLETPKSILKKSTSFTLSPSNEYKSDNERRLQDIFNKSHFLQDIEKGLHKSSTSSGSLKKVHVSHDTLMDMSPEDRKLWECEEMAKVINFEEHNVCIDPSPFQLVERTNISKVHTLFNMVGINHAYVTKIGRLVGVVGLTELRKAIEDINSNSFAMQSDSDEKCVESKPLLIIEKNGKNPTVMVIPSELGSDSETDSKTALSPY; translated from the coding sequence ATGGAAAAGGATCCATTGCATAATGACTCAAGTCCTAAAATTGTCGCGAAGCCTAAAAAGATTGATCGTTCGGGATCGGTGGAAGTCGCTGATACTTTAACCTACACTCATACGCTTATGTATGGAAAATACGCGGAGGATTTGAGTGATTATGCAAAGGACGAATCAAAGCGACTTAAGCTTTATGAAAAACGCCAGCGAGCAGAAGATAAGCGGTTCGAACGGGAGCGACTGAAATATAATCGATCTTTAATGTGTCGAGGATTTTACTGGCTCCTTGATCATACTTTATCACGTTTTGGAGAAGAATGGATCTTCTTAGCTCTTCTCGGTATTATTATGGCTTTCATTTCATTCGGAGTAGACTTGGGAGTGAATATCTGCACAAATGGCCGAATGTTTCTTTACCGTGATATCTTCAATTCTTCGATTCTACTACAATTTGTAGCCTGGATTGTTCCGTCAATTTGTTTGGTCCTTTTTGCCTGTGGATTCACACATTTAGTTGCTCCTCAAGCTGTGGGTTCTGGAATACCTGAAATGAAAACGATTTTGCGTGGAGTTGTTCTCAAAGAATACCTAACTTTCAAGACACTTTTGGTCAAAGTTATCGGTCTAACAGCGGCTTTGGGAGCTGGAATTCCAATTGGCAAAGAAGGACCTTTTGTGCATATCGCGAGCATCGTTGCAACTTTATTGTCTAAACTTAGATTCCACAGGATCTATGAAAATAAATCACGTTACACTGAGATGTTATCAGTAGCCTGTGCCGTAGGAATTGGAGCATGTTTCGCTGCTCCCATTGGAGGAGTCTTATTTAGTATTGAAGCCACAACCACTTACTTTGCTGTGCGAAATTGTTGGCGTGGTTTCTTTTCGGCTTTTTGTGGATCTTCGGTGTTTCTTTTGATGGCAGTGTGGTTTCAAAATGCCGACACAGTTAAGCCACTTTTTCTTACCAACTTTACTTCCGAATTTCCATTTGCACCTCAGGAATTATTTGTCTATTCTTTAATGGGAGTTATTTGTGGATTTTTAGGAGCTGGTTACGTGTGGTTGCATCGCTGGTATGTTACTTACATCAGAACGAATAAGACAATCAACAATTTTCTCCAGAAAAATCGATTCCTGTATCCGACAATCATAGCTTTTATCGTAGCGACTATATCGTTTCCTCTTGGTACTGGTCAATTTTTCGGATCGGAACTGAGCACTCATGAACAGCTCACCGAATTATTTAGCAATTTTACTTGGTCCGGTGATGATCCAACAGTTGGTCAAGCGAATATTATTTCCCACTGGAAGACTCCGGGAGGAAGTATCTTCCTGAATTTGACTTGCTATGTCCTCTTCACTTACATCTTCTCAATAATTTGTTACACTCTTCCCTTACCATCAGGATCTTTCATTCCTGTCTTCAAAATTGGAGCTGGTTTTGGGCGATTATTTGGAGAGTTGATGCACATTATCTTCCCGCAAGGCGTTTGGTATGGTGGGATCTTGTCATCGATCATTCCTGGAGGTTATGCTGTGGTTGGAGCTGCTGCCTTCTCTAGTGCTGTTACACACACAGTCTCTGAGGCGGTCATTATTTTCGAAATTACTGGCCAAGTGACTCATGTGGTTCCAGTGATGGTAGCATCGCTAATAGCCAATGCTGTTGCTGAAATGCTTCAACCTTCGATGTATGACAGTATGATCCTCATTAAAAAACTGCCATACCTTCCGGACCTTTTGCCAACAAGTTCGCGAATGTATAGCACAATGGTTGATGATTTCATGCAGCGAGATGTCAAATTTATTTGGCCGGAAATGACTTACCAGGAACTCAAGGACTTACTTGTTAAAAACCGTCATATTCGTGGTTGGCCTTTGGTTGATACTCCGGAAAATATGATACTTTTAGGATCGATTCAAAAAGCTGAGCTTTTGGGAATGGTTCAGAGGCAAATATGTAAGGAAAAACGCCAAAATATAGCTCATGATAGATACAAAATGGCTGAAGAACAAGctttggaaaaagaaaaattggagTATGAGGAAAAACTTTTGCATGAGCGTCGTCGATCATCAAGATTTGAAGTTACTCCAGCTCTAGATATACTTGATCTAGAATCAGCTAAAAAGTCTACCGAAGAACTCAGTGATAGTACGACACTCGAGACTcccaaatcaattttgaaaaaatccactTCATTCACATTGAGCCCATCGAATGAATATAAATCGGACAATGAACGACGCCTTCAAGATATCTTCAACAAGTCCCACTTTTTACAAGATATTGAAAAAGGTCTTCACAAATCTTCTACTAGCAGcggaagtttaaaaaaagttcatgtTTCACACGATACTTTGATGGATATGTCACCGGAAGATAGAAAACTATGGGAGTGTGAGGAAATGGCTaaagttattaattttgaaGAACATAATGTTTGCATTGATCCATCACCTTTCCAGCTTGTCGAACGGACTAATATTAGTAAAGTTCATACTCTGTTTAATATGGTTGGAATAAATCATGCGTATGTGACGAAAATTGGTCGACTTGTTGGTGTTGTGGGTTTGACAGAACTCCGAAAAGCTATAGAAGATATTAATAGTAATTCTTTTGCAATGCAATCGGATTCAGATGAGAAGTGTGTTGAATCGAAACCTTTATtgattattgagaaaaatggAAAGAATCCAACAGTTATGGTTATTCCGTCGGAGCTTGGTTCAGATAGTGAGACAGATTCGAAAACAGCATTAAGTCCTTATTAA
- the LOC129905562 gene encoding chloride channel protein 2 isoform X2, whose product MNGRQLSSPQKMVKKDSLLTVPSPRMGQPNKGEPFIPRNQASGDADEELGYTHTLMYGRYTRDLGEFAKDEARKLKILEKRRKEEDKLRDKERLGEHQGRAWKVSSWIWRHTLARFGEDWVFLAMLGVIMALLSYIMDNGINMCTNARIWLYRDLSTSQPVIQYFAWVSLSVCLILFSAGFVHLVAPQSIGSGIPEMKTILRGVALKEYLTFKTLIAKVVGLMATLGSGMPLGKEGPFVHIASIVARLLSKLITSFQGIYENESRNTEMLAAACAVGVGSCFAAPIGGVLFSIEVTTTYFAVRNYWRGFFAAVCGATVFRLLAVWFQNADTVRAMFLTNFTSEFPFDPQELFVYALMGVVCGFLGAGYVWLHRWYVTFMRSNKRMSRFLQKNRFLYPGLIALMVSTVSFPLGTGQYIAGELSTHEQVTELFSNFTWSRDDLTVEQAAIVQNWITPHTNVFINLLCYVLFLFVFSIVASTIPVPSGSFIPVFKIGAGLGRIVGELMHVLFPLGVRYGGRVSPIIPGGYAVVGAAAFSGAVTHTVSVGVIVFEMTGQVTHVVPVMIAALIANAIAALLQPSMYDSIILIKRLPYLPDLLPSSSRMYSIYVEDFMVRNVQCIWPEITYQKLKEVLYQNRGLRSLPLVDSPDSMILLGSVQRSELLKMIEKNIGREKRMEIAQKWHKEAEKRAREQKLKEIETENMIRRASRFEVLPAPDILSLEQTSNDNMAHIDAKKRQELFSNSFFNQPRKSILKKTNSFNLKQCAPVSSHSPTITPYTTITGSEYRIRSAFEAIFKKSTTLQDVAPHPGDSNPITPGVSSNEIQHPPSTPGILKKVQLPRERVIDMSPEDQKQWEYEEMSKPINLEGSNVQIDPSPFQLVERTSIIKVHSLFSMVGINHAYVTKIGRLVGVVGLAELRKAIEDINNNSFAAATNAPPKDEEAQTGKPLLERKQSVKSDKNVNVTITSMDSALSNSEAGSEIDVDTKKPKLPD is encoded by the coding sequence ATGAATGGTCGACAGCTTTCGAGTCCgcaaaaaatggtcaaaaaagaCTCCCTCCTAACTGTGCCGAGTCCTCGGATGGGCCAACCAAACAAAGGTGAACCTTTCATTCCTCGAAATCAGGCATCTGGCGATGCAGATGAGGAACTCGGCTACACCCACACGCTCATGTATGGCCGATACACCAGAGATTTAGGTGAATTTGCCAAAGACGAGGCACGAAAGCTGAAAATTCTCGAAAAGCGTCGAAAAGAGGAAGACAAGCTGCGTGACAAAGAACGTTTGGGAGAACATCAAGGACGAGCTTGGAAAGTCTCTTCCTGGATATGGCGACACACATTAGCTCGATTCGGAGAAGATTGGGTCTTCTTGGCAATGTTGGGTGTAATAATGGCTCTATTATCCTACATCATGGACAATGGCATCAATATGTGTACAAACGCACGCATTTGGCTCTATCGTGATCTTTCCACATCTCAACCTGTGATTCAGTATTTCGCCTGGGTATCCTTATCCGTTTGTCTGATACTTTTCTCAGCCGGATTTGTTCATTTGGTTGCTCCGCAGAGTATAGGCTCAGGAATTCCCGAAATGAAGACTATCCTCCGAGGAGTTGCACTCAAGGAATACCTCACTTTCAAGACACTAATAGCGAAAGTGGTTGGGTTGATGGCAACTTTGGGCAGCGGCATGCCTCTGGGGAAAGAAGGTCCATTTGTGCATATAGCGAGTATTGTGGCCCGGTTACTCTCGAAATTAATCACATCATTCCAGGGGATCTATGAGAACGAGTCTCGAAACACTGAGATGTTGGCTGCGGCTTGTGCTGTAGGTGTGGGATCGTGCTTTGCAGCACCAATTGGTGGAGTATTGTTCAGCATTGAGGTAACCACCACGTATTTTGCTGTCCGTAACTATTGGCGGGGGTTTTTTGCAGCTGTCTGCGGAGCAACTGTATTTCGACTATTGGCGGTATGGTTCCAGAATGCCGACACTGTGCGTGCTATGTTTTTGACCAATTTCACCTCTGAATTTCCATTCGATCCACAAGAATTGTTTGTTTATGCGTTGATGGGAGTTGTTTGTGGATTTTTGGGAGCCGGGTATGTATGGCTCCATCGATGGTATGTGACATTCATGCGATCCAACAAAAGAATGAGCCGGTTCctgcagaaaaatcgatttttgtatCCCGGATTGATTGCCTTGATGGTATCAACAGTGTCTTTTCCCCTCGGAACAGGACAATATATTGCAGGAGAACTAAGTACCCACGAGCAGGTCACCGAACTTTTCAGCAATTTCACCTGGTCCCGGGACGATCTTACCGTAGAACAAGCAGCTATCGTGCAAAACTGGATAACTCCACATACCAACGTTTTCATCAATCTCCTATGctacgttttatttttatttgtattttccaTTGTTGCATCCACAATCCCTGTGCCATCAGGATCATTCATTCCAGTATTTAAAATTGGTGCTGGCCTGGGCCGAATAGTCGGAGAGCTAATGCATGTGCTCTTTCCGCTGGGTGTGCGTTACGGAGGTAGAGTTTCACCGATTATTCCTGGTGGATATGCAGTGGTTGGGGCAGCTGCCTTCTCGGGGGCAGTCACCCACACTGTATCCGTCGGTGTGATAGTCTTTGAAATGACCGGACAAGTCACTCATGTCGTCCCAGTGATGATAGCCGCACTAATAGCCAATGCCATTGCAGCCCTCCTTCAACCATCCATGTACGATAGCATAATCCTGATCAAAAGATTGCCATATCTGCCAGATCTCCTGCCCTCAAGCTCAAGAATGTACAGCATTTATGTGGAGGACTTCATGGTGCGGAATGTTCAATGCATTTGGCCAGAGATAACGTATCAGAAGTTGAAAGAGGTGCTCTATCAAAATCGTGGACTTCGTAGTTTGCCGCTTGTAGATAGTCCGGATAGTATGATTCTCTTGGGTTCTGTTCAGCGTTCGGAGTTGCTTAAAATGATCGAAAAGAATATTGGTCGTGAGAAACGTATGGAAATTGCTCAGAAATGGCACAAGGAAGCCGAAAAACGAGCTCGAGAACAGAAACTTAAAGAAATCGAAACCGAAAATATGATTCGACGGGCATCAAGATTCGAAGTACTCCCAGCTCCGGATATACTTTCCCTCGAACAAACATCTAACGACAATATGGCTCATATTGACGCGAAGAAGCGTCAGGAACTCTTCAGCAATTCTTTCTTCAATCAACCTCGGAAGTCTATTTTGAAGAAAACCAATTCGTTCAACTTGAAACAGTGTGCTCCAGTCTCATCACACAGTCCAACAATAACACCCTATACAACCATTACCGGGTCAGAGTATCGCATACGTTCCGCCTTCGAAGCGATTTTCAAAAAGTCCACAACTCTTCAGGACGTTGCCCCACATCCAGGCGATAGCAATCCCATCACTCCTGGAGTGAGTtcaaatgaaattcaacatCCCCCGAGTACACCTGGTATCTTGAAAAAGGTTCAACTTCCCCGAGAACGTGTCATCGATATGTCACCAGAAGATCAAAAGCAATGGGAATACGAAGAAATGTCGAAGCCCATTAATCTCGAAGGAAGCAACGTTCAGATTGATCCGTCACCATTCCAGTTGGTCGAACGCACATCCATCATCAAAGTTCACTCGTTGTTCTCAATGGTGGGCATTAATCATGCGTATGTGACGAAAATCGGACGGCTGGTTGGAGTAGTCGGACTAGCTGAATTGCGCAAAGCCATCGAAGATATAAACAATAACAGTTTTGCTGCCGCAACTAATGCGCCGCCAAAAGATGAAGAAGCCCAAACGGGTAAGCCATTGTTGGAGAGAAAACAAAGTGTTAAAAGTGATAAAAATGTTAATGTAACAATAACGTCCATGGACTCTGCCCTTTCGAATTCCGAAGCTGGTTCTGAAATCGATGTGGACACAAAAAAACCAAAGCTTCctgattaa
- the LOC129905562 gene encoding chloride channel protein 2 isoform X1, with the protein MALIKSNHITKVKMNGRQLSSPQKMVKKDSLLTVPSPRMGQPNKGEPFIPRNQASGDADEELGYTHTLMYGRYTRDLGEFAKDEARKLKILEKRRKEEDKLRDKERLGEHQGRAWKVSSWIWRHTLARFGEDWVFLAMLGVIMALLSYIMDNGINMCTNARIWLYRDLSTSQPVIQYFAWVSLSVCLILFSAGFVHLVAPQSIGSGIPEMKTILRGVALKEYLTFKTLIAKVVGLMATLGSGMPLGKEGPFVHIASIVARLLSKLITSFQGIYENESRNTEMLAAACAVGVGSCFAAPIGGVLFSIEVTTTYFAVRNYWRGFFAAVCGATVFRLLAVWFQNADTVRAMFLTNFTSEFPFDPQELFVYALMGVVCGFLGAGYVWLHRWYVTFMRSNKRMSRFLQKNRFLYPGLIALMVSTVSFPLGTGQYIAGELSTHEQVTELFSNFTWSRDDLTVEQAAIVQNWITPHTNVFINLLCYVLFLFVFSIVASTIPVPSGSFIPVFKIGAGLGRIVGELMHVLFPLGVRYGGRVSPIIPGGYAVVGAAAFSGAVTHTVSVGVIVFEMTGQVTHVVPVMIAALIANAIAALLQPSMYDSIILIKRLPYLPDLLPSSSRMYSIYVEDFMVRNVQCIWPEITYQKLKEVLYQNRGLRSLPLVDSPDSMILLGSVQRSELLKMIEKNIGREKRMEIAQKWHKEAEKRAREQKLKEIETENMIRRASRFEVLPAPDILSLEQTSNDNMAHIDAKKRQELFSNSFFNQPRKSILKKTNSFNLKQCAPVSSHSPTITPYTTITGSEYRIRSAFEAIFKKSTTLQDVAPHPGDSNPITPGVSSNEIQHPPSTPGILKKVQLPRERVIDMSPEDQKQWEYEEMSKPINLEGSNVQIDPSPFQLVERTSIIKVHSLFSMVGINHAYVTKIGRLVGVVGLAELRKAIEDINNNSFAAATNAPPKDEEAQTGKPLLERKQSVKSDKNVNVTITSMDSALSNSEAGSEIDVDTKKPKLPD; encoded by the exons ATGGCGCTAATCAAGAGTAATCATATT ACAAAAGTCAAGATGAATGGTCGACAGCTTTCGAGTCCgcaaaaaatggtcaaaaaagaCTCCCTCCTAACTGTGCCGAGTCCTCGGATGGGCCAACCAAACAAAGGTGAACCTTTCATTCCTCGAAATCAGGCATCTGGCGATGCAGATGAGGAACTCGGCTACACCCACACGCTCATGTATGGCCGATACACCAGAGATTTAGGTGAATTTGCCAAAGACGAGGCACGAAAGCTGAAAATTCTCGAAAAGCGTCGAAAAGAGGAAGACAAGCTGCGTGACAAAGAACGTTTGGGAGAACATCAAGGACGAGCTTGGAAAGTCTCTTCCTGGATATGGCGACACACATTAGCTCGATTCGGAGAAGATTGGGTCTTCTTGGCAATGTTGGGTGTAATAATGGCTCTATTATCCTACATCATGGACAATGGCATCAATATGTGTACAAACGCACGCATTTGGCTCTATCGTGATCTTTCCACATCTCAACCTGTGATTCAGTATTTCGCCTGGGTATCCTTATCCGTTTGTCTGATACTTTTCTCAGCCGGATTTGTTCATTTGGTTGCTCCGCAGAGTATAGGCTCAGGAATTCCCGAAATGAAGACTATCCTCCGAGGAGTTGCACTCAAGGAATACCTCACTTTCAAGACACTAATAGCGAAAGTGGTTGGGTTGATGGCAACTTTGGGCAGCGGCATGCCTCTGGGGAAAGAAGGTCCATTTGTGCATATAGCGAGTATTGTGGCCCGGTTACTCTCGAAATTAATCACATCATTCCAGGGGATCTATGAGAACGAGTCTCGAAACACTGAGATGTTGGCTGCGGCTTGTGCTGTAGGTGTGGGATCGTGCTTTGCAGCACCAATTGGTGGAGTATTGTTCAGCATTGAGGTAACCACCACGTATTTTGCTGTCCGTAACTATTGGCGGGGGTTTTTTGCAGCTGTCTGCGGAGCAACTGTATTTCGACTATTGGCGGTATGGTTCCAGAATGCCGACACTGTGCGTGCTATGTTTTTGACCAATTTCACCTCTGAATTTCCATTCGATCCACAAGAATTGTTTGTTTATGCGTTGATGGGAGTTGTTTGTGGATTTTTGGGAGCCGGGTATGTATGGCTCCATCGATGGTATGTGACATTCATGCGATCCAACAAAAGAATGAGCCGGTTCctgcagaaaaatcgatttttgtatCCCGGATTGATTGCCTTGATGGTATCAACAGTGTCTTTTCCCCTCGGAACAGGACAATATATTGCAGGAGAACTAAGTACCCACGAGCAGGTCACCGAACTTTTCAGCAATTTCACCTGGTCCCGGGACGATCTTACCGTAGAACAAGCAGCTATCGTGCAAAACTGGATAACTCCACATACCAACGTTTTCATCAATCTCCTATGctacgttttatttttatttgtattttccaTTGTTGCATCCACAATCCCTGTGCCATCAGGATCATTCATTCCAGTATTTAAAATTGGTGCTGGCCTGGGCCGAATAGTCGGAGAGCTAATGCATGTGCTCTTTCCGCTGGGTGTGCGTTACGGAGGTAGAGTTTCACCGATTATTCCTGGTGGATATGCAGTGGTTGGGGCAGCTGCCTTCTCGGGGGCAGTCACCCACACTGTATCCGTCGGTGTGATAGTCTTTGAAATGACCGGACAAGTCACTCATGTCGTCCCAGTGATGATAGCCGCACTAATAGCCAATGCCATTGCAGCCCTCCTTCAACCATCCATGTACGATAGCATAATCCTGATCAAAAGATTGCCATATCTGCCAGATCTCCTGCCCTCAAGCTCAAGAATGTACAGCATTTATGTGGAGGACTTCATGGTGCGGAATGTTCAATGCATTTGGCCAGAGATAACGTATCAGAAGTTGAAAGAGGTGCTCTATCAAAATCGTGGACTTCGTAGTTTGCCGCTTGTAGATAGTCCGGATAGTATGATTCTCTTGGGTTCTGTTCAGCGTTCGGAGTTGCTTAAAATGATCGAAAAGAATATTGGTCGTGAGAAACGTATGGAAATTGCTCAGAAATGGCACAAGGAAGCCGAAAAACGAGCTCGAGAACAGAAACTTAAAGAAATCGAAACCGAAAATATGATTCGACGGGCATCAAGATTCGAAGTACTCCCAGCTCCGGATATACTTTCCCTCGAACAAACATCTAACGACAATATGGCTCATATTGACGCGAAGAAGCGTCAGGAACTCTTCAGCAATTCTTTCTTCAATCAACCTCGGAAGTCTATTTTGAAGAAAACCAATTCGTTCAACTTGAAACAGTGTGCTCCAGTCTCATCACACAGTCCAACAATAACACCCTATACAACCATTACCGGGTCAGAGTATCGCATACGTTCCGCCTTCGAAGCGATTTTCAAAAAGTCCACAACTCTTCAGGACGTTGCCCCACATCCAGGCGATAGCAATCCCATCACTCCTGGAGTGAGTtcaaatgaaattcaacatCCCCCGAGTACACCTGGTATCTTGAAAAAGGTTCAACTTCCCCGAGAACGTGTCATCGATATGTCACCAGAAGATCAAAAGCAATGGGAATACGAAGAAATGTCGAAGCCCATTAATCTCGAAGGAAGCAACGTTCAGATTGATCCGTCACCATTCCAGTTGGTCGAACGCACATCCATCATCAAAGTTCACTCGTTGTTCTCAATGGTGGGCATTAATCATGCGTATGTGACGAAAATCGGACGGCTGGTTGGAGTAGTCGGACTAGCTGAATTGCGCAAAGCCATCGAAGATATAAACAATAACAGTTTTGCTGCCGCAACTAATGCGCCGCCAAAAGATGAAGAAGCCCAAACGGGTAAGCCATTGTTGGAGAGAAAACAAAGTGTTAAAAGTGATAAAAATGTTAATGTAACAATAACGTCCATGGACTCTGCCCTTTCGAATTCCGAAGCTGGTTCTGAAATCGATGTGGACACAAAAAAACCAAAGCTTCctgattaa